The window TCCATACCATAAAAGACATAATCTGCTCCATCGCCGATAATAATCCTCTCATAACCTAAAGATTTCGCATAGCACACAGCTTTAAGCAGCTGAACTTCTATGGAGTGGAAAGGCACTTGATTATGCTTTAAGAGCATAGGAGTAAGCTCTAAAAAATCTTCCCACATAATTTCTAAAATATGATGTTCTAAATCATAAAATTGACAATATTTTTTTGCAAGGTGTGTTTCATCAATTGCATTGGGTGCAATACATTTAAAGGTAATGCAAGGTGTCTTAGGAGGGAGATAAGAGGCCAAAATCGCAGAATCTATCCCACTAGAGAGCAAAAGCGCGGTTTTATTGGGGATAAAATACTCCTCAATTTTGCTTTGTAAGATTCTATCAATATCTGCGACATTTTGCACACTTAGCAATTCATTTTCAGGTTTTGGTTTAAAAACTTTGTGGCTTAAACCTTTAAAGAAATTCATATTTTCATCTTTGATAAAACGAAAAGCGAGGTAATGACTCGCGCAATAATCTTTATCCACTTTGTTTTGATTGTTGCATCCTTTTTGATGTTGGTTCATATCACTCCTTTAAAGTTATTGTATTTGCAAAGATGTTTTTAGTTCATAAAAGTG of the Helicobacter sp. MIT 21-1697 genome contains:
- a CDS encoding asparagine synthase C-terminal domain-containing protein — encoded protein: MNQHQKGCNNQNKVDKDYCASHYLAFRFIKDENMNFFKGLSHKVFKPKPENELLSVQNVADIDRILQSKIEEYFIPNKTALLLSSGIDSAILASYLPPKTPCITFKCIAPNAIDETHLAKKYCQFYDLEHHILEIMWEDFLELTPMLLKHNQVPFHSIEVQLLKAVCYAKSLGYERIIIGDGADYVFYGMDKLLSQDWDFDAFMHRYNFIEPQKILHKAVSVQEVYEPYRLANNKIDFLGFLKDIMNIESYTSYMHAFECGKINYLDPYVCMKMAQSPDLRRIRNGEPKYLLRELFAQKYPSIALPNKIPMPRAMGQWLQNWTGPKRSEFKRDCIKSLNGDQKWLVWCLEQFFNLYDKEDKC